Part of the Candidatus Wallbacteria bacterium genome, ATTGGTGGGGTTATGCAAGAAATCACGATGTTTGCTTTCCCGGCCTGGGAAAAATACACAAATGAATATCCTCAGCTCATATCTTATGGCATTTCTACGGTTGAAATCCAGACCAACGGAATCAAGTACATGGTGGATCTGCTGGAAGCTTCTTTGCTGAAACCTACTGATATGGAGATCGACAGACGCAAGAAGGTCCTGGATTTTTCCACCGGTTATTATTACTACAATGTGCCTGACGGGGCTTATTATGCGAAGCCCATGCTGCCTCCTGACACTATTGATTCGGGTGAAGTGATTTTTAAGATTTCCGGTGAAGCATCAGTGAAAGCATGCTCAGGAATATTTTTTGTCAATTATGACGTGGCATTCAAGTATTACCCGTATTATCACGCTAAATTCCAGTGGCTTGTGAAATCCGAAAATTCCAGCGGGGATTACAGGTGCACAATCGACAACGGCCATGCTCTGATTTTCACTTCTACCGGACTGCCGTTCACTCCTACAAATGCCGGTACGATCCTGGCAGTAAATAATTACACCGGACTGTATCCTATTCCACAATACAGCTATCTGGAAGTGTTCAGGCTGCCTTCGCTTCCCCCGTGCATACGCGGCAGCCGCCGCACCAGGGGCTGGGATACTCCTAATGTATTTAAACTGGCCCAAAGGTCAGACCCGAATATCACACCTGTGAACATTGATTTTTCTCCAGGCTTTCCGGAAAATCCGGTAATCCCCAAGACTGAGTTCGCACGGTTGTATGATGATACCGTCCACAATGACCATGTCTTAGGAGATCAGGTGCAGATGGCCGAACGGGTCTGCTGGGAAGCGCATGTCACTACACTGGACCTGCTATCCAAGCAAATGTGGGTGCCTTTGAATGCATTAATTTATGATGTAGATAATCCCTCAAACCCGCAATCACTGTTGAATATACTTGGAACCACTAAATTCGTAGTGGATGACGTCAGATTCCCGTCCCTGGATGATGCTTCAAGCCCTTCGAATTTCTATGGCGGCAGCGCTATAACTTTCATGAGTTACTTTCCCATGCTGGATGTTGACGGCTGCGGAACAGTCTCCCAGAGAGACAGGGACCGCTATCTGAACATCACTGGAGAAAAACATTATTGGGACTTTTAGTAGATGTTACAAAGCCCGAGCTTCGCGAGGGATTTGTTACAGCTACTTATCCCCGGAGCCTTGCGCAGGGGACTAACCTAATGAATCTATTTTCAAAACCTTGGATATATCCCCTCCTTCTTTCCCCGCTCCTGATTTTTCCGTTCACAGAAGACATGTTTGTTTTTCCGAAGCGCGTTTTCTGCTGCATCTTTATTTCCATCACTCTGATCAGCATGCTGATGAAAAATTTCCGGAAAACAGAAATAGTCCTGCATTATGACCCGAGGGTTCTGAGTTGTCTTCTGATTTTTGTCTTAGTGCTGATTTACGGGATCATGATCAGCAGGATGGTCAACAGCGTGGAAACTGCGGCAGTCCTGATCCCCTGGCTTTTATTGTTCCTCTGCCTGCATGTTTCCGGGTGGGAGATCCAAGCTGAGGTGGTTTTTTTCAGGATCGCCGCTCTGGTCAGCCTTGCGGCCTGCTGCTATGGGATTCTGCAGAATCTGGGATTTGACTGGTTTCCAGTCGATTTTCCTGACTATCTGACTGAAAAACGGATCTTCTCCACTCTAGGCAACAAGAACTTTCTCAGTAGTTTTTTGAGCATGAATCTGTTCACCTTTTTTTACCTCAAGGGCAGATGGAAAATGCTGATTATTATCCCTCTCTGCTCGATTTCCTGGTGGCTGTGCAGGGAAGCCATGCTGATGGCAGTGATAGAACTCACGGCAGCGCCTTTTTTCTTCGGCTTTTATGATAAAAAACGACTGGCAGGGATTGCGCTTTTTTTTCTGATCCTCTGGTCCGGGATTCTGAGCTATAGATACGGTCAGGCAAGGCAATTGCAGACTCCGGTCCAGGAAGGGCGCTATACCACCAGTTATCAGCAGAGACTTCTGATCTGGGAGTCGGGCTTTGAAATGCTTAAACAGCACCCGTTCGGGGTCGGTCTGTCCAATTTCAGGAATTTCTATTTTGTCTTTCAGGGAAAACTTGCCTCAAGGAACAGGGCTTTCGCCCCTTATGTCTGCAATGCCGAATATGCTCACAATGAGTATCTTCAGGCCCTCTGTGAATTCGGCGTGATCCCGGGCCTGCTCCTGATCATCTGCCTGCTGTATCCGGGCTACCTGCTGTGGATCCGGGGTTCGCCGCTGTTTCTCCCTGTAGCAGCGCTGGCTGCAGCTGCAATTTTATCTTTCCCGATTCATCTACCAGCCACTGGCGCTTATTTTTTAATCTATGCCGGGCTTGGGCTTTCCAGCCAGAGTCGTGAGTTCAGGCTGAATCTTAATCCACAGCTTAAATTGCTGGCCGCGATCTTGATCTTCTACCTTTCCTTTCTGATACTGTTTCAGACAACCCAGCTCGTTTCCGGCATCTACCTGAAAAAAGCCCTGGCAGGGGAAGAGAAATGCTTCAGGAAGGCATACAACTGCTTTCCAGGAGATGAGAGGCTCAACTATGAAATAGGAATGTATTTCATGCAACGAAGCAGGTTCAGGGAAGCTATTCCTTTTTTTTCCTATTCAGCCAGGCTTTCCTACGAACCATCCAGGATTTTTGAGCTGGGACTGGCTTACTACCAGCTGGGGGAAAAGAAAATAGCGGAAATAAATTTTTCCAGGGTGCTGGAACTTGATCCATATCATTATTATGCACATCAATACCTGGGGTCTATAATGGAGGAGGCAGGTGACTCGGAGGGTGCTGCCCGGGAATTCGGATTCTGCGGTGAAATCATCCGGGAAAAACTATGGAGATTTTAGAATACTGACGATAGGAAGGGACCTGGAGATAGGATGGAAAAATGTTTCTGGATTTTCAATAAGCCCGCCAATTGCAGCTCCTTCAGAAAAAGAGGCAAGGATGATGTATTTAACTATCTGCCTCGAGGCAAGGACCTGCGGCTGATCGACGGACTGGATTTCAGAAGTCAGGGATTGATCATTGTCACTACTGACGCGGAATTTTCCAGTGCCTGCAGGAGAAATCCGCTTCCCAAAGTTTACAGGATGGAATGCAAATCCAGAGACTTTGATTTCGAACGTCTGAAATCCAGGGAAAAAGGCCTGCTGCT contains:
- a CDS encoding O-antigen ligase family protein; amino-acid sequence: MFVFPKRVFCCIFISITLISMLMKNFRKTEIVLHYDPRVLSCLLIFVLVLIYGIMISRMVNSVETAAVLIPWLLLFLCLHVSGWEIQAEVVFFRIAALVSLAACCYGILQNLGFDWFPVDFPDYLTEKRIFSTLGNKNFLSSFLSMNLFTFFYLKGRWKMLIIIPLCSISWWLCREAMLMAVIELTAAPFFFGFYDKKRLAGIALFFLILWSGILSYRYGQARQLQTPVQEGRYTTSYQQRLLIWESGFEMLKQHPFGVGLSNFRNFYFVFQGKLASRNRAFAPYVCNAEYAHNEYLQALCEFGVIPGLLLIICLLYPGYLLWIRGSPLFLPVAALAAAAILSFPIHLPATGAYFLIYAGLGLSSQSREFRLNLNPQLKLLAAILIFYLSFLILFQTTQLVSGIYLKKALAGEEKCFRKAYNCFPGDERLNYEIGMYFMQRSRFREAIPFFSYSARLSYEPSRIFELGLAYYQLGEKKIAEINFSRVLELDPYHYYAHQYLGSIMEEAGDSEGAAREFGFCGEIIREKLWRF